The Epinephelus moara isolate mb chromosome 11, YSFRI_EMoa_1.0, whole genome shotgun sequence sequence AGTATTGGCCATTATCCTCAGAGGCTTATCATCATAAGAAGATATAGGATGGGCTCTGAGATTGTGTTTCAGCAAACCATAAATaccttacatttgtacatttcatacgtatcatatcaacatttctgaagTGCCGTAGTTCAGATTGCACATTTACGAGCTGAgcttctcatcaggaggaggaggaggggatggtggatggcatgagtCCTTGGCGAGATGGTGCCAAGCAGCAGCCCACTGTTCGATGTGCTGAGTTGTGTGTAATGACACGTCTTGACATTTCCaactgtgtttgtggcaacaacaacCGGATAGTTTTGAGGCGATGTCAGAGCATTTCCAGTGGGGGCTGTGGTGATGGctaccaggtattttaagccaaaacatgatcttgtcctaatcataaccaagtgttttctgtgtttaaacctgaccacatgttaactagcctggaaatccagacccaaatctagaaagatttagggtctggctatgagtaatgcaaatggcccaactcgaggggcgacaccaagcatgcatttgtaaacatcactgcacgcaattggataacactacgaccaatcagaacaatacacggggtgatgtatccagagcttagctaccagcggagctaactggcagattagactcttgccgtttTGGGGGTGTTTTGGGATAGGGGGAGGTTGTTGGTTATTCTGGTACGAACGGGACATGTTCTGGACTGttttgtgaatgtttgtgtgcgCGACCATGACACTTTATTCACGTCGTGTTGATGTCCCCCCTCGGTTAGAAACAAACGGTAGGAAGCTAACCCACTATCTGCTAGCACTTGCTTGTAGTGACAGGCTTGTTGATTATAAAGGGcgttgctatggctacaccaaactttatatCTGCGGAGTCTACTCTGGGTCCACGTCACAATATCCAGATCACATGATGCGATAAATCAGCAATGCGATTCGTCGTTGGACCCACTaacacccccccacacacacacacacacagagcaaaaaaaacaaaacaaaaaacaaattaatcgCATCTTTGAACTGGCTCTTCAAAATGAACGAGAGCCAAAGAACTGGCTCTCACAAGTGAACGAGAAATCCCATCACTACAGCCAGGTTTTGAGCTGAATGCTGACATGCTAATGCTGAGCAGGTTTACTATGTTCACTGTCTCAGTTTGGCACGTTGGCATGCTAGCATTTCCCAATGAGCACTACACAAGGACAGTGTTTAGTACagtatactgtactgtatattaatgtgtgcaccaaatttcatgacTACAACTCCAATAGTTGTGAATCACAAATTCAAACCCCATGGTGCAGTTGAAGGAAAGCCGAGGATCCTGAAAGCCATAAGGATACATCATCTAGGAGCTACGAATGTCTGCGCAAAATTTAATGAAGAATCTTTTGAATAGTTGCTGAGATATCTCACTCTGAACCGAATATTGTACCGACAGACTGACATTGGCATCCCTAGAGCCACGCTGCTGGCAAAAACTCTCTGGTGTGCTTGCAATGTTtccatgtgtgttttcataGTTATAGTTATAAGATGTTATTCCCAGTAATTTGGGGTATCGTTTTGTTAACATGACACATCAAATCAAGCATCATCTGTACACCTGTTTACAACATACCTGCATTACATACAGCATATTTTGTTGATAGTTGCAAGGAAAATAATTACCATTAATTAAATGAAGGTTAATCCTCCTATGACAATtccaaaaaagtcaaatatgtTTACATGATGAAACACATTGCTGCTCAGCTACAACTaaaactgtctgtttttatcttATTGTTTTGATGTACTTTTTTTGGTAGGTATTATaggtagatgtgtgtgtgctctatCCCTGAACAGTGGTATTTCACCTATATGTGCATGTATGTCAAGTGTAGCCCAATCTCAATGTGTTGTTGCTCTGTAATTTTAATTGCCTGTTAATGTCTGTCAATGGCAGTAAAGTACaagaaataaaagaagagaTAAATTCAGCAGTTGGGTTAGCGCTTTGAAGCTAAATACTGGCTAAATACTGACACTTAAAACCACTCCCCACATTGCATCCTCATTTGGTGCAGATCTCATTTCTGGTTCTGCATTTTGGCACCACATAAttgcccaaaaaaaaacaatgaatattaCACCCTGGGACATCAGTGGCACAGATAATTACACCAAAAAAGGTTTTAATTAAACTTAATTGAAAAGAAATGCTATCTGATTGAtatgctttctgtttttgtttaccaAATTTGCTGTAGGTCATGAGGCATCGCTTAATTTTGCAAGCCAATTTGCATGAAAAAAGATGATTCATCCATGGTATTACTTTGTGCAAAGTGCCAGCAGCTGATGTTAAGTAAATATGACTTAGTCTGGGACTTTCTGACAGTTGAAATTGAGATAAGTGTAATCTCTCAAAAAGGAACTATCTCCCTCTGTGCATGTCCTCAGGCTCAGTGAAAAGCAAAACATGCACCTATAGATGTATGTTTTTCACTGCACGTATGCAGCGGGTGGAGGCTTGTTATCGCTCTGCCCTGTATGCTCCTGGCTGGGTCACGCAGGTCGTTGCAAAACATGTTTCCATGTTGTTGTGGTTCCTTGAAAGACTGTGTCATCCGTGCAATGAACCTTTTCCCATTCACATTATCTCTGACTGACGTGCAGCTGGCCTACATGCCCTTCCCTGCATACTCCTCCTTGCAGGCCCCACCTCCTCTAACATGACCCATAATTCAACTTTTTGTcaacaaggggaaaaaaaggttgtGCTGTTTGTCCCATTTCCCAAGGCTGCCTATATAAGGTACCTGTGCAGGAGATTGGGAGTAGTATGTGGAGGTGCAGCCTGCTGGAATAGTTTGGACAAGATCTGCAAAAGTTGGAGCATTTATTTAAGAGGAATTCTGCTTTCATACtggtaaacacattttttttcatctcataATGGTGCATCATGGAGCTGATTTCAGTGCTAAACTTATCATCTGCTGCAGCTATTCAAATGCTCTTCACAGTTTCATATGTTTGGCTGGCATTTAAAGCAGTTCTCTGTTTCCACTTTCACTTCAGCTCCCCAGCAGCCTCCTGGTTTGTGCGTCTGTCCCGGACGAGGGGGCGGTGGGGTGGCGCCACGTCATATCAGCCGCcgcgctctgattggctgccgaTTCTCACCCGACACAGCTGTGATTGTTTTCTGCAGAGGAAGCTCTCGTCGCTGGTATGAGCTCTGTGCTGTGGAATGGAGCAGCACTGTGTTTCCCTCtcttactctgtgtgtgtgtgtgtatgtgggtctGCTAACGATGATGTGAACAAACAACGTGATTGCAGTCCTTGTTGTTAACGAGCAGGAGGGGATCGAGCATCAGCTGAGGCGCGAATGATCAGGAGCGGAGCTTTCTCTTTGGACCAGACACTGAAGACGTCTGGAGATCAAGGTAAGGATCACAACCTGATCTCACCATAACTTATCTTTAATCATGCAGCCATGTATCTAAACTGTATCCATTTCTCCTCCAGCCTCAAAGTGCCAAATGCCCAGACTGGAGGACCACTGCTGGAGCTGCTCCTGTGCACCAAGGGTCGAAACTAAACACTCATCCGGGGCCAACTGGTTAGCATCCAAAGCCGAAGAGATGATGTCCATCATCACCTCGGTGCTCAGCAATGCCTACGGCTCTCTGCACGACGTCCGGACGGCCAACCTGATCCGGAGGGGTCTGGTCCTCTTCACCGTGGGTGCGTTTCTCGCCCTGGTGCTCAACTTGCTGCAGATACAAAGAAATGTCACCCTGTTTCCTGAGGAGGTGATGACAACTTTGTTCTCCTCTGCCTGGTGGATCCCTCCTTGCTGCGGTACAGGAGCCGGTGAGTACAAAGTGGTTGGAGGAATAAAAGGTCAATTGGTGGGTTATAAATAGTTGTGGAGATTGGTTTGACCCTGGTTATCAGTAGTTTGGCTGCTAAGTTTGGGACAAAGGAATGTAGTGAGGGGAGGGGTTACAGTGCGGCTACGTTTTTGTCcatttaaagttaaaattaaCGATAATAATGTACGTAAAGAATCATGTATGGGTGGTGAAACTGTAATAGTCATGTATGTGATGTTAATATACATGCCACATCACACTACGCTCAAAACTACTGCGATTTTTAAACCATTTAAGCCAGAAAACAATCATTTTCTATGACTGCTACTGTATGATCATGTGTTAATGAGTCACCGTCTGAATTTGTCGTTGCTGGCTATTATACAAGCCTTCTTATCTAATGCCGGACAAGTCTTGGTGGTTTTGTGTGGCAgtcacttgaaaaaaataaaaaacactgactcGGCACAGATGGTGGCGCTTCTCGAGCTCTGATTGGCCGCAACAGCCGGATGCGAGGCGAGCGGCGCGCTCATTGGCTAGTGTCATAACGGGTGAGCTGAGGGGGCGGTGCCTTTAAGACCTGGAACCAGGAAGTGGGTGGGGGGAGCACATCATTTCTCGTCGGCTCCTCCTCTCATGTGCTGCAGGGCAGAACACAAACGAAAGTGAGGTGTAGCTTCATGATTTTACAGCCTGTTGACATTAGTCTGTGCCAAATTAATGCCTTTAAGTGTCGTGTAGGAACCTGTTTAAGGTCTTTTTGTGTAAACTAAATGCTTCCTGTTTTTAGTTTACAGTGAAATACATGAACAATTATATTTCCTTCCCATTAATTCAgtcatttaaacagaaaaaatgcaaaacagcaCCTGGTTCTAGTTTCTAAATTGTCAAGACTTCCTTGTGTGTTACTTATGGGatggtaaactgaatatttttgggtcaTTACCTTGTGCTTTTTATTGAAATGACAATATGAAATAGGGTGAACAACATCACATAAAACCAAGAACTATCAAAGAAgaatcaaacaaacaagacaaagaaaaaacttctaaattaaaaaacaaaaatgtattagttTTAAGTGTATGCAGGTGCCTAAATGAGGCTAATTATGGAAGCGCATGTTcagcaaataaaaataatcccACACAGCAGCTCCGTGACAGGATTTGCCCGCTGGCGTTTCACACAGTTTTTGCTTATCTCGTGTAATTCGGGTCTGTTTGTTCCTTTCCACAGCTGTTGTCGGCCTGCTGTATCCCTGCCTCGACAGCCATTTGGGAGAGCCACACAAGTTCAAGAGGGAGTGGGCCAGCGTCATGAGGTGCATCGCCGTGTTCGTGGGCATCAACCACGCCAGTGTTGTATCCTTTAATGACTCACCTTGTAGAAGTGTGGGGACAGTGTGCTGTTCTGTCTCTAGTTCAAGCAGTATCTAAAGCACCAGGATGTCCTGCTTTACCATTAAGAGTGACGACACTTCTGCAGGTCGTGCAAATATTTGAGTATGAATTAATCCCATGGCAGCCTCATGCTGTTTGATTTTGTCCTTAACTCACCAATAACACAGAAACTAGACTTCGACAATAATGTGCAGCTCTCCCTAACACTGGCAGCCTTGTCCTTGGGCCTGTGGTGGACGTTCGACCGGTCCAGGAGCGGCTTTGGTTTGGGACTCACCACTGCTGTCCTCGCTACTGTGTTCACacagctgctggtctacaacGGAGTCTACCAGTAAGTCCTTTTTCTGTAATAACACTTGGCTCAAGTACAAGTAGAACAGAAGTTGTCCAGGTTTTTGCATTTGTGGAAACAAGACTGGCACTGTCTACAATGATTAATCACCAGTGCTGAGTCATCACTAATTTCTGGTTTCATGTTACACCCACAACAACAGCTGTGTTGGTGTAAGTGTTAATTATATAACCGTGACAGTAAACCCCACCCTGGTGTGAGTGAAGTAGACAAAGTAGTTGAAGGCACTTCCACCTGTTAGATTCCATCAAAAAAGACATGACAGATAACAATTGAAGTGTCGAGGTTATATTTTGAGAGGTCCCCTTGTCTCTGGGAGCCCAATTAAAGAGGCCCTCCTACTGGCTTCAGTGGCACATCATCAAAAATACACAGCTGTTAAAAGGGACTGTTGTTCAGGAGGAGAGGTTCAAAAGGCAGCTGCAGCTCATGCTGAGAAAAGAGGGAGCAGAGATGAGAGTGTTTTCTAGCATGGCAGGTTTTGTTTGCACAGATCTGTCTTGAGCGTTGTCTTTTAAGATGTCTTTTTTGTTAGCAGGAGTCAAAGTGTTTGTTATTGTGCTTTGACTGTCAGGCGACATCTTATTTAGCGCTGGAGGGAATTGTGGTTTATTTTGACACCCTCCGAACAGGTTAGAGGTCAGGAGCTGCTACAGAACAGCATCAGTAAACCTGCTCTACATTATAAAGaatgatttaatcattttggcttttcttctttttcaggTATACATCTCCAGACTTCTTGTATGTACGCTCCTGGCTTCCATGCATATTCTTCTCAGGCGGTGTTACCGTGGGAAACATTGGACGCCAACTTGCCATGGTAAAGTCTGCAACTATTTATGATATGTCATTTTTTAACTAAAGGGTCAAAGATTTGAATTTGAGTTACAATCAAGCCACTAACAAGTGTATTTTTCAACTATAAAATGTCCCACTTTACACATCTTGGTCACAATTCTTTAATAACCAGAGTTAGGGGTTCCTTGTGAAAAAATGTTTACGCAGAAAATTACATCTGTATATAGCGTCTGACTTTTTAATCTCTCAATTATAGTCACCCTCTTTGCTATGTGTCACCCTTCTCAAGAACAACATGACCAGACGCCATTTTCTTTAGGTACAAACATGGGAACAAAGTTGATATATTAATCCGAACAACTCGTGCAATACAATCCAAGTGTTCTAGGGACAACATGGAGCTTTAGGTCTCAAGGTTTAGCATTCATCATACTGTCTGCCAGAGGCGTGGACGtcatcacaaatttgatgactatTGATGAAATTAAAGAAGACTCacaactcgacttggactttaacaccaatgacttgtgacttcacttggacttggtccttttgactttaaaatacttgataccGTCCCCCGAGCCCAAAAACTAAAAAGTACGTTATTTTAAAAGTGTGCCACGAATCAATTCCTTTCCCTTAAAGGAGACTTAATTACTTGTTGActggtcccacctctgctgtcttctaggttgtttttttttactcttaaaAATTTCGTCATACAGTTACCTTGGAATTTTTGAGAAAGACGATTGCATTCATTATATATTTGTtatttcactacatttattaGCTTGAAGTTCTGTATGTGTAACATCTAAAAGTTAAACAGGAAGtcacattttggcatttttacttTCCTTTAAACTGCGGCTAAACCATTTCACTAGAATGTTTACAGTCATCCTGATCCAGAGGCTTTTGCTGAGATTATAATTCACGAATAAACATCTGTGATTctgtgtgatgtttttaaaatgatcagCCTGTCATATTTACACAAactatccctaaaatctgtatcAGTTGAACTCCTCTGCACTCTGTCTAAATTGTGGAACAGACTTCAAAAGACTCCTCTGCACCGCACATGCTTTATTTCCAATTATTAAACTGAACCACAACAGCCGATAATATTGTCAGAATGGTTTAAAGTTGTGCAAAGTGCACTGGATGCCCCCCTTCTTTCATAATTATCCCATCAAGTCAGCTTTGATGTCTCCATTAAGCCTGTGCCCAGAAGCCTCACCTCATTCTGTCTGTAAAGTAAGAGTCCCGTCACTCCCTCAGTTTGACTCAAGTGAAAGCGTGAAAGCAGATTAAGAGCTGTTGTTTTTCACAGTCGTGGCAGGACACAGAGCCAGTCAGGACTCGGCTGACCAGAGGGTCATTTGCtacttgttgtttttgtttgtgatgGGGCCTGAGGAATGTTGGCACAAGTCGGCACTcgtggttttgtttttctctctctcgctccaGTGGTTCATTTATGAGAGGGATCAGGAGGACCATGAGACTTTGTTTCCTAAAAGTGTTTATTGGGGGCTTGttttccctcttttattttgggGTAAAGCCAGTTACAGTGAAACAATCTGTTTTGGAGCATTAACCATGCAGAATAAAGAACAAGCTTCGCTGTTGTACTGCTTAGAGTGGCTTTAAAGCTGAATGGCTGATCATTTTAGCATCTTATTTGAAAGGTTACAGTCAGATGTGTAGTTTTGAAATCGTGGGCAAACACACCGACAGTCAAAGTGTCTTGTGATGGGTAAAATGAGCAATAAGAAAACAGCGCTATGCATGCAAGCAGTTCTTTGTTCCCTTATTGTACAAAATGTCCAGTATCCATTTGGGAAAAAATTCCAAAAAATGGGAAGTGAAAgaaacatttcctttttttaaacttaatcaTGACACTTAAACCTGTAGCTGGTcacttttaaaaatatacaatttGTCACATTTGATGAAACcgaaaaatcatgttcctccttGTAATGCTTCTAATGCTATTTGCAAGCATCCACCCCGCATGAAttaaaacaaccagtcagagccgtGGAGTCTCTAATGcggctgtcaatcatgtcaaccACACTGTAAATTGCGGTCAAACGAGgtagtgctgatcaaatataactcaagattctgtcactgcattgcctatttctcacctcaaatgttttcagaaacgtattttagtgtactgtttagctgtaaattaAGAAAGTCTGTGACCCGGCCAATATGTTGGAATTAGTCTGGCATAAACCAAGCACCGTCGCTGGCCGGGTCCcaaacttttttaaatttacagcTAAACCGTAtactaaaacagtggttcccaactagtgggtcgcggtccaaactGAATGCACCGCTAGTAACTTGCAAacttgtcaagtttgtaaaaacaaaaacaaaaaaaccaacactttattttgaagaacagtgaattgctggcacagagctttcattttgaaatgccatttcctgctgtggagtgagtggCTATCGGACAGACACTGtacagagacagtaaactagCTTGAGGACATGGCTAAATGCaaatatgacgctgaatgtattaaactgtgggaccttGAACTACTGACTACGGAGAAATCTGGATCTTgtggttggaccagttgggaaccactgtactaaaatatgtgtctgaaaacatctgtggtgtcctcggctctgattggttgtttcatTCAGACGCTGTAGATTCTTGCAAATACCATTAGGAGGACAAGGAGGAGGCGGagaaataggatttttttttttttttttttacagatttctCTGTCTTGTGTACTACTATCAGCATATAGTTAAAGTTTTAGCAAATACgacaggtcttttttttttaataaaatctaCCAACTATACCTTTAAAGTTGCCCTGTTTCGTTCATAAAGCAGAAACTGGTTCACCTTTACTTAAAAGCGACTGATTGCTTGAATAAAACTGGAAACTGTCCACAGGGTTCAGTTCAACTGTCAGTTTTGAGTTCACTGGAAACTGAaactgatgcattcatgtgtgatTCATACCTTTAAAAATGAGTCACCTGAGGCTGATAAGTTTCCCAGAGTCAGTTTCCCTTTCATCAGAACACGACAATAGATTGATGGCATTTCTTTATCGTGCTTTGTTCACTGTAACGATCATAAATCTACCTGACTGCTTTCATAATAAAGGTGTTAGCACAATAAAGACACTCACATTGAACTGCTTTGTATCAGCTGTAAGCAACTTGTAACTCCGGATATTCTGTTACTCATTGATTAATATGTTATTAACAGCGGCCTTGTTCTTTGTGTCCCCTCAGGGTGGCGTCGAGAAACCCCACATGGACTGAACAGAACAGAAAACCAGGCGAAGGACAGCCAATGTAAAGACGGACAAGTACAAAGAGCGAGGAGAATAACAGGAGAAAAAGGACTCTGTTTTGACTTTATCCTAAGTGCGGGTCAGAAAATCCCCTCATCTAACGTGCCATGTCCTCTGCACCTCCTCGTGGCCAAACAACCTCTCCCTCCCACCTCTGCTCTACTCCATTAGCATTAAGACTTCCTTCTCACTAGACGGGATTGACAGTGTTtgccttctctttttttctttgttgttgttgtttttttttttgaagtgaactgattttattttcatgctGGAAGTTCCTGTCTTTCCTGCAGTTTATGGAGTGGAAGCGTGCGTGTGTGCTTTAGTGTGGATGCGTCCTGGTCTTAACGGGAaagactgtttttgtgttgtttttagccTGAATATATTATGATCATAAAAAGGGAAATGTTGTATGAGTGggcaaaaaaaatgtcttcactcTCACGTACAGTAGAAATGtattcagcagcttcagttgcATCACTGAGGCGCAGGGGAGATGTATGTTCCCAGTCAAACCAAATTAAGTATTTATTTTGTAAGTTTTGAATGACCCCAAACCAAATGTAGCCTGAGTTTGCAAATGAATGACGCCTCCCGATTTGGAAGGAATAGTTAGGGAGTTTCTTTTTCTCTAGAGTTTGAGATGGGAAGATTGATGCCACTCTCACATCTGTATGGTAAATTTTTTGCTAAAGCCAGCAGAAGGGGAAAAGTGTTGGTCTATATTTGCTGTAAAGACATGAGTGGTAGCCATCCTCTCATCTTaagctgaacttttgttttaaaggtccagtgtgtcgaATTTAGGGCGCTATATTGGCAGAATTggaatgtactgtatgtgttctTTGGTGGcctagaatgagccgtttatatctacagtacatagggagtgggttcATGGTGGCGGGGTccgccatgtttccacagtagcccagaacggacaaacgcTGGCTCAAGATGGGGCCTTTCGCATTTTAGtattggccaccatagttagcagcccttcGCGACGGGCGGtgtcagaaaacactgattatttaaatacgtgaaacagctttattcagtgtttttactgcttttaatCACCTCTAGGGTCGCATTTATAAAAGAgcgcgtaggatccatactagaaacgtacatacagacaaaagccaaaagaTATTCGACAGTttcaccatctgcgtcgccaatttcccgtctccaaaatgttcgtaagcatgggtcaaagtttctcccatcaagtcttcttttatagatcacaacttttgcgtggttGTGGTCACATACGCTattttcaggcctcgttttgtgcgtacgcattgttcataaatgagaccccgtgcatgtgttttgtagaggaggagacctctgcagataattcgacTCCcgattacaaaaaaacaaaaaaaaaaactcctgaacaatTATCACTGAAGGAATCATAttggaagaagtttcagcttgttTGCTATCTGCGACCcttactgctagatgccactaaatcctacacactgtacctttaaaatgacacattagAGGATGGCAGATAGAATGAAGAGAGATAAGAAGTATGTACAGGAGTGCCAATTAGTTTGTACTGGCTGATGGTCACTTGTATATATGACGACATTAGGTGTACCACAAGTGAAAATGCTAAGTATTTAGGTTCCTCATTTATCTGTCTGCCAGttcacattttatgtttttggaaAACTACCCTGAGACCTTCAATacgttgttttgtctgtgtctaACAAGTGCAAGACAAACATACAGAGGATTGTTTAGTAAGAAAGTAGGCAAAAGGAA is a genomic window containing:
- the insig1 gene encoding insulin-induced gene 1 protein, which produces MIRSGAFSLDQTLKTSGDQASKCQMPRLEDHCWSCSCAPRVETKHSSGANWLASKAEEMMSIITSVLSNAYGSLHDVRTANLIRRGLVLFTVGAFLALVLNLLQIQRNVTLFPEEVMTTLFSSAWWIPPCCGTGAAVVGLLYPCLDSHLGEPHKFKREWASVMRCIAVFVGINHASVKLDFDNNVQLSLTLAALSLGLWWTFDRSRSGFGLGLTTAVLATVFTQLLVYNGVYQYTSPDFLYVRSWLPCIFFSGGVTVGNIGRQLAMGGVEKPHMD